The following nucleotide sequence is from Salinigranum halophilum.
CGACTTCGACGACGGTGAAGTCGCGGTCGCCCGTGAGGAACTTCCCCACCTCCTCGGGCGAGCCGACCGTCGCGGAGAGGCCGATGCGCTGGAACCGCCCCGAGAGCAGTCCGAGTCGCTCCAGTCCGACCGAGAGCTGTGCGCCCCGCTTCGACGAGGCGAGTTCGTGGACCTCGTCGACGACCACGTGCGAGACGTCCGAGAGTGCCCGTCGGAGTTTCTCCCCCGTCAGCATCGCCTGCAGCGTCTCAGGCGTCGTCACCAGCACGTCCGGCGGGTCGTTCGCCTGCTTCGTCCGCTGGTACCGCGTGGTGTCGCCGTGGCGGACGTCGACCGCCACCCCCAGCTTCTCGCCCCACCACTCCAGCCGGTCGCGCATGTCGCGGTTCAGGGCTCTCAGGGGCGTGATGTACAGTGCCGAGATGCCCTCGCGTTCCTCCTCACTCATCGCACAGATGTCCGAGAACACCGGCAGCATCGCCGTCTCGGTCTTCCCCGTGCCGGTGGGCGCGATGACGAGGGCGTTCCGTCCCGAAGCCAGTGGGGGAATCGCCCGCCGCTGTGGCTCCGTCGGCGTCGTGAACCCCCGCTCGGAGAGTGCGCTCCGCACCTGCGCGTGGAGGTGGGTGAACGCGTCGAGTCCCTCGCTCTCGGCCGGGGGACTGGTCATGGCTCGGCTAGCGACGCGAGTGGATTAAGCGACTCGCTTTCGCCACTCACGCCCCCGACACGGGCGCAGACGGTGGGCTCTTGACCCTCCCTGTCGAGTGCGACGTATGGACGTCGAGGTCGACTACCCGCGACTGTACTGGCTCTCGTTCGCCGTCGCCGGACTTGTCACGCTCCTCCGGGCCGTCGTCATGGGACTCTCGCAGGTGACGCTCCAGACGCTCGTCCTGCTCGTCGTCGGGATGGTCGTCCTCGGGACGGCCGTACGCGGACTGAAAGACCCCGCCGCGTCCGGGGCACCGACGGAGCCGACGCCGCTGCTCGTCGTCGCCGTGCTCGCCGCGACGGTCTACTCGCTGTTCACGCTGGCGACGATCCTCTAGGTCACACCCGACGGTAGTGTCCCAGCCGCGTCCCGTCGAGCAGGTACAGTTCGCCGTCGGGGAGCGCCTCGGGGAGGAACGGCGAGAGGAAGTCCTGCCCGTCGACGTTGACCCACGTGCCGCCCGAGCGGTCGTTGAACGCCGGGACGACGACGAGTTCGGTCGCTCCGTGTCCCGCCCCCGTGTCGGCGTCGACATCGACGTCGACGTGGCCCGTGAACGCGGTGGGGTCGAGACGACCACGAAGCCAGGCCCGCTCGACTCTGCTCCCGCCGACCTCGTCCGCCAGTTTCACCGTGGGGTGTTCGTGGGCCGTGCAGACCACGTCCGCGCGCAGGACGTCGCTCGCCGGCCAGGTGTGGCCGTGGACGAACCCGACCGGGCCGAGCCGAACGCCGCCCGAGCCGACGACTTCCAGGTCGACCCCCCGCCTCGCGACCGTGTCGGCGACGCCGCCGTCGTGGTTGCCGGGGACGAGCGTCATCGGAACCCGGTCGGTCACCCGGTCGACGACCGTCACGAGTTCGTCGACTTCGTCACCGTCGGGTGGGCCGATGCGGTGGACGAGGTCACCCAGCACGAGGAGTCTGTCGGGCCGCGTCCGGTCGAGCAGTCGCTCCAGTCGGGCCAGGCGGACGTCCGCCGCGCTCTCCAGTTCGACGCCGCGCTCGTAGCGCAGGCCGACCTCGATGCCGGCGTGGTAGTCGGCGACGACGAGGACGCGCTCCCCGTCGGTTCGCGCGACCGCTGCCGGTTCGCCGGGAACCGGTTCGACGCGCGCCCGCCGAGACATTCAGATGGCCTTCAGCGAGTCTTCGGTCGGCTCGTAACACTGCCCGCTCATCAGCGCGCTCTGGATGGCGTCCTCGACTGCCTCGGGGTCCGCCCCGTACTCGTCGACCACGTGCGCCACGACGGCCTCCCGGGAGGCCCCGTCGCCGTCGTCGAGGGCGTCCATCGCCTCGACGGCGACGGCCTCGAGGTCGACATCGGCACCCGCCTCGTCGTCGCCGGCGTCGACTGCTTCCGTCTCGTCCGCGGCGGCGTCCGTCTCGCCGGCCACGGTCGCAGGGTCGGGTTCGCTCGCCTCTGGCGCGGCGGCGTCCGTCGCCGCCTCGCTCGGTGATGCTGCTTCGCTCGGGGCGCTCTCGTCGCGTTCGGCCTCCAGTTCGTCGACGGAGGGGACGTCGATGTCCGCTTCGCCCGCCGGGGCGACCTCGCTCCCCGTCGCGAACTCGGTGCCGAACTCCGCTTCGATCTGTGCGCGTTCCTCCGCGTCGAGTTCGTACATCCCGTCGTCGCCCGCCTCGCCAGCGTCACCACCGTCGTCGGTCCCGTCGGTGCCGGACTCTGATTCGACCGTCAGGTCGTCTGTAGCGTCGGTGTCTCCCGTCTGTGTCTCGGCCGTCTCCGTCGGGGGAGCCGTCGCTCCTGCGTCGAAGTCACCGAGTTCGTCCGTGGAGGGACCGGTCTCGTCGGTGCCGCCCGCATCGAAATCGCCGAGTTCGTCGTCGGTCGACGCCCCCGATTCGGTCGGTGCCGTCGGCTCGGACGACGCAGCAGCCTCGCTCGACACTGTCGACGTCGGAGCGTCCGTCTCCGACGTGGCGGTCTCGGCTTCGGGGTCGCTCGACGGCTCCTCGCTGGCACTCGTCTCTGTGGTCGAGGCCGGCGACGCGGTCGACGTCGTCTCCGGTTCACGGGTGTCGGTCGTGTCGGCCGCGTCGACAGTCGGTTCGGCCGTCTCGGGAGCGGCCGCTGTCGCAGACGGCTCCTCGTCGAACTCGGGGATCGACTCGGCCTCCTCTGCGGCGTCCGGCGCGGCTGCGGTCTGCTCGTCGGTCGCGTCGACCTGGGCCGGCTCCGCGGTGTCTGTGTCCGACGCCGCGGCCTCCGGACTCGCGGGTGCTGCCGCGTCGTCCTCGTCGGACACAGCGAGGTCGAGGTCGGCAGCCAGGTCGCCGAGGTCGACGTCCGCACCGGTGTCACCGGGTTCGACTCCGAGTGCGCGGACGCTGTCGCGGTCGTCCGCCACGACTTCGAGGGCGTCGAGCGCGAGTCGACGGAGTGCGGCGAGGTAGCCCGGCGTGGTCCCGTAGTGGTCGATGGCGAGCGGAACGCCCTTCGCGAGCGCCTCGTCGACGCCCGCACCGAGGAGCGCCTCGCTGAGGTCGCCCCCGCGCAGGCCCGACCGAAGCGCGGCAGCCATGACGCCGACCCGGTCGAGCGTCGCCTCGGCGGTCGAGACGGTCCACCGGTCGCGCGTGTCGGCGTCGACGCGGCTCATCGACTCCGGGCGGACGGAGGTGAAGACGCGGTCGGAGTCGTCCGGCTGAAACGTCCGGGCTTTCCCCGAGAGCGCGACGAACGCCGGTGGCGACGCCCGGTCGAGGAACGCCATCTCGTCGGGCTGGTACTGTCCGGCGTAGCTGACGAACGCGCCCGTCGGGTCGACGATTCGCCCCCGAAGGACGTCGTCGTTGACCGGTTCGACCTCGGTCAGGACGCCGACGGCGAACAGCCGGTTGACCCGCGCCCCGGTCGGCGTCACGACGTAGTTCGGCGCGCGCTCCTCGTCGGATTCGGAGTACGAGAAGGAGGCGTCGTCGAACTCGGCGGCGAACAGTCGGTAGGCGATCTCGCGGCTCGGCCGGCTCTCGTCGGCCTCGTTCGCGCTCATGCGGACACCTCCTCGGGGTCGTCGTCGACCGCATCCAGCACGTCGCGCGCCCGCGTCGCCGGGTCGTCGGCGGACTCGGCGAACTCGTCGGCGTCGAGGTTGGCACCGTAGTCGTCCACCGAGAGGTTCCCGCGGACCCGGTACTCCCTGCCGACGAGGCGGTCGCGGATGCGGTCGGCGACGACTTCCTTGTCCATCGCCTCGCGGGCCTGTTCGCGCGCCTCGGCCATCGTCCCACCGTACACCTCCTCGGTGAGGTCACGGTCGAGCACGACGGTGACGGTGCCGCTCCCGTCGTCGAGGATGGCCTTCACCCGCATGTCGTCCTCGCCGTCGACGTCGCCGTGCGTGCGACACTGGCCGTTCTGGACGACCCGGCCACACTCGGGACAGCGCTCGATGAGACCCGAGCCGTCGCGCACTTCGAGGAGGTTGCCGACGACCTCGACGTCGAACATCCCGCCGGAGGTGACGGCCTCACGAACCGATAGCTGTGGGGCCGAATCGCGAACCGAGACCGGCTCCGAGAGCGGCGTCACGGTCGTGAACTCGGAGAGGTTCACCGAGGGGACGCCCCGGAACTCGCGGACGTAGACGCCCTCGATTCGGACGCTCGCCCCCTCGGAGAGCCCCTCGCGCGGCTCCCAGTCGGTGAAGGGCAGGCGTCCCGACGCGTCGCCGAGGACGCCCGAGAGGATGTCTGTCTCGCCGTTGCGGCCGTTGATCGTCTTCGACTCGACCTCGACGACGCGCACCTCGACGGTCCGGCCGCGGTCGCCGGGTTCGAGGTCGGCGAGGGCGGCCTCGCCGCCGATGTCGTCGTCGTAGGGGGTCTCGACGGTCTCGTTCGCCATCGCCACCGTCGTCGAACTCCCCAGGTTGAGTTCGGGCTTGCCGTCCCACTCGCGGACGCCCGCGTTGCCGACGGTGACGGAGTCCCCGGGCTCGAAGCCGAAGTCCTCCCACGAGGTGTACGATATCGTCCCGGTCGCGTCCGCGAGTTCTCCCTCGCGGATGACCTGTTCGTCGCCCTGATACTGAATCGAGCGCGTCCCGACAGTGAGCACGCGGGCGGTGACCGTCACGTTCCCGTCCTCGGTCGTGATCGACCCGACCTCTTTCGTCGACGGGGCCGACGGAGAACTCCCGGTGTCGCCGCCGTGTTTCCGCCGGACGCTCTGTTTCGCTTCCTCGATGGGGACGCTGTACTGGAGCAGGTTCTGCAGGTCCGCTTTGACCTCCGCTTTGTCGACGCCGAGGGCGGAGGCGAGCTCCTCGGCATGGTCGTCGATGTTCATCGGGAAGAGGTATGGGCGGGCTGGCTTAAAAGCGTTCGACGCGTTCGGCGTGAGCGGTCAACAGGTCGGCGGCGGGTCGACCGTCTGCCGCATCGTTCGAATCGTCACCGCGTCGGTGTCCTCGACGTACACCTGGAGGTACTCGACACTCTCGCAGTTCGTCACCTGCCACTCCCGTTCGGCCCGCTCTCGGCCGTCGACGGTCGCGACGACCGAGTACACACCCTGCGTCTCGATGGGGTTGTCGACGTCCGCCGCGGCACCGGGACCGAGGTCACGCCGCTCGTCGACGAGCACCTCCCCGTCGCGACTGACGGTGATACCGACCCGGTGTCGCTCGTCGCCGTCGTTCCACAGGACGAACCAGCCGAGGTGCGGGGCGGGCGCCGGGCCCTGTGCCGACGGCGTCTCCCCGTGGGTCGTCGTCGCTGTCGGACTGTGCGGACTCCGACGCTGCGTCTCGCGTCGGCCGTCCGTCGTCGTCGCTGTCGCCGACGCTCCCGGGACGTTGCGGCTGCATCCTGCTACGACAGCGAGCACGCCGGCACACAGCGCGAGGTTGTCGCGTCGTCGCATGTGGGTCAAAAGACAACTGAGAGACAAGTCACTGTCGCCGTGTGCCGACCCGAGTGCGCTCCACACCGGTCGTCCGTATGGCGCTGCGGCTCGCTTTCCGGACCCGATAGTTAAGTACTGGGCCCACGCACCGAACGCTATGACAGACGAAGACGTCGAGTTCACGGTGGAGATCGTCGACGGCGAGACGCTGATCGAGATGACGGGCGACCGTGACACGGCCGTCGTCGTCTACTCCGACTCGGGCGAGCGTATCTACCTCCCGCCGGAGGACTTCGAGCGCCCGCCGGAGACGAGCGACAGTCCGTACCGGTCCGCACGCAGCGACAGTCCGTATCAGGCCGCACGCAACGACAGCCCGTATCAGTCCGCGCGCAACGACAGCCCCTACCAGTCTGCCCGCGACGACAGCCCGTATCAGTCCGCGCGTCAGCAGTTCCCCGAGGAGGGCATGCGGTCGACCCGAGACGGCTACGCCATCCGCCACCCCGAGGCCGTCACGGACGTTCGGGTTCTGCGGTAACACCGGCATCTTCTCCGGCCTCCTCGCTCACGACTCCGCGTCGGTCACACGAACGGCGTCGTTCTGGTCGCCTGTCGTCGGTGCGGTCCGCCACCGGTTCGACGACCGTCTCAGGCGATGCGCTCGTAGAAGTCGAGGTGTTCGTCGACGACAGTGTCCCAGGTCCGCGGCTCGTACTCGAGCGGCCCGTCGAGCGACAGGCCGTGCTCGATCGCGTCGGCGAGCGAGCCCGAGTCGACCTCGGCGGGGACGACGCAGGACTCGGGGATGACCTCCGCGGCCCCGCACTCGGTGGCGACGACACGCGTCCCCACTGAGAGCGCCTCGGTGATGGTGATGCCGAACGGCTCCGACAGCGACGGGGAGACGAACAGGTCAGCCGAGGCGTAGTAGTCGCCGAGGTACTGCTCTTCGACGAAGCCCGCCCACTCGATCTGGTCTTCGACGCCGAGGAGTTCGGCGAACTTCTTCAACTGGTCGGTGAGGTGGCCGCTCCCGCCCATCACGAGCGTGACGTCGTCCCGGCGGAGCTTGTCCATCGCGTAGATGAGGTGTGAGAGCCCCTTCTGGTCGGTGTGTCGTCCCACGTAGAAGAGCATCTTCCCGTCGATGCCCAGCTCGTCTTTGATGTCGCGACCCGTCGGCTCGACGGTCGAGAAGCCGTTGTGGATGACCTCCGACTCGCCGCCGTACTCGGCTTGTACCTTGCGGGCGGTGATGTGGCTCACGGCGATGAGTTCGTCACAGCGCTCGACGACGCGCCGTTCGGTCTCGACCTCGCGCTGCGGCGGGTCGATGTTTCGGTCCGACGAGAGTGAGTGGAACGTCGTCACCCACGTCGCGTCGGTGTTGTTCATCGCACGCGACCCCGGCCCGTAGCCGAACCAGTCGTGGGTGTGGATGATGTCTTTCCCCTCGGCGCGGTTGGCGAACTCGGCGGAGAGGCGGCCGATGCGGGTGATGATGTCGCCGTCGCCCGTCGGGACGCCGATGATGTTGTCACGTCCCTCGGGCGCGTACTCCCCGGGCAGGACGAGTTCGATGTCTACGCCTCGGTCGAGGAAGCGCTCGAACATCTCGCCGACGAACGTGTCGAGGCCGCCGGTCACGTTTGGCGGGTACCCCCAGCCGAGCCAGAGTACTTTGAGCGACATGATTGCCACAACCTTCCGGGAGCCAGTATATAATTCATGGCGGTGGGTACGGCCGTGAGTAGTGGCCCGGCTGAGAGACGGGAAAGAGCGACCGAAGCGTTCGAAACGCTCCGCCACTGGTTTCGTTCCTCGTGCTGGGCTGGCAGGTGGACGAGGTGTCTCGCCGACCGAGTGAGTGGTCTCTTTCGAAGCTACGGTCGTCACTCGGCTGCGGACCCGAACCGCACGGGGACCGACTCGGCGCCAGGGTGGTGAGACCGCGAGCCTCCCCAGCCGATTCGCTCCCTCCCGGCGGTCGCCCATCCCTCGCGCGTGCGTCGCGCGGACAGAGCCGCACGACGTCACGCACCACCGCACCGGGCCGACCCGTGATAGCCGGGACGGGACGGGGCCGTGGGTCGTCGCGTCCCGTGTCGACCGACGGCCGTTCGACGAAAAGTAGTTCACGCCCCCCCGACACTCGACGGTATGGACGTCGTCGTCAACGCCGCGATGAGCGTCGACGGGAAGCTCTCCACCCGACGGCGCGAACAGCTGAAGATCAGCGGTGAGGCAGACTTCGACCGTGTCGACCGCCTCCGCGCCGCCGCCGACGCGGTCATGGTCGGCGTCGGGACCGTACTCGCGGACGACCCACACCTCACGCTGGACGACGACGACCGACGCGTGCACCGGCTTCGGAACGGTCGCCCCGGAAACCCCGCCCGAGTCGTGGCCGACTCGCGTGGTCGAACGCCGCTCGATGCGCGCATCCTCGACGACGCAGCCGGGACGCACCTCCTCGTGACCGACGCCGCCAGCGAGTCACGGCGGGAGGCGCTCGCCGGCGTGGGCGACCACGTGCGCGTGCACCGCGTCGACGAAGACGAGTCGGGACATGTCGACCTCGGTGTCGGTCTCGCGGCCCTCGAATCGGCGGGCATCGACCGGCTCATGGTCGAAGGCGGCGGCGAACTCATCTCGTCGCTCTTCGGTGCCTCGCTAGTCGACGAACTCTCGGTCTACGTCGGGTCACTCGTGGTGGGCGGACGGGACGCGCCGACGCTCGTCGACGGCGAGGGGTTCGTCGACGCGTTCCCACGCCTCGACCTCCGGGACGTCGAACGGCTCGACGACGGTGTGGTGCTGCGGTACGACGTGGTGTGAGAGAAGGCGACACCCGAACCCGACGCTCGCGGCTGTGCGGTCGCACGACACGCCGTCTCAACTGTTAAGAAGGTCGCGCCGCAACTGGGGATATGAGTACTGCACAGCCCAGCGAGCCGATCCACGTGAAGAGCAAAGCACACCTCGACGAACTCGTCGCTGAACACGACGTCGTCCTCGCGGACTTCTACGCCGACTGGTGCGGCCCGTGCAAGATGCTCGAACCGACCGTCGCGGAGATCGCGGCCGAGACCGAGGTGGCCGTGGTGAAGGTAGACATCGACGAACTGCAGGACCTCGCCCGCGACGCCGGGGTGCGGAGCGTCCCGACGCTCCAGTTCTACGCCCACGGGGAGGAGGCGAAGCGGCTCATCGGCGTGCAGGACAAAGACGCCCTGCTCGACGTCATCGCGGAACTCGCGTAAGTTGATTCTGCGGTCGGCCCCGCTCGTCACGTGTTAGTGACGACTCACTGAATCCGTGCGTAGCGTGTCTGGTGGTCCGCCTCGGTGGCGTGTGCCTGAGAGAGCCGACGGGCCTCCGCGTTCGTCTGCGTGAGCGATTCGAACGCACAGTCGTGGCAGACGACGTGGTAGGTCTGTCGTTCCTGAGAGAGCATGTCTCCACGCAGACACGCCAACCTGTTAAGTACGCGGAGCGTTCGCGAGCTAAACCACCGGATTCAGCGGCTTAACCGGCCACTAAAGGGGTTCAGAACGGGACGTCGGAGAGGTCCGGCCGCTCCGTGTCGTCGAACCCGTACCCGGTCGAAGCGTGGACCTCGCTGAGTTCGTCGAACTCCATCACCATCCGCGACTTGAGCGCCTGGATGGTCATCGGCGAGATTCCGCAGCCGGAGCACGCGCCGGCGAGCGTAATCCACACCTCGCCGGTGTCCTCGTCGAGCGCGTCGATACCGGCCGTGCCACCGTGCATCGCGATCTGTGGGAAGTTCCGGTTCATGAACCGCTCGAGCCGTCGTTCGAGCGGCTCCGCGTCAGCGGTGGAGTCCATGCCGCATTACGGGGGTGCAGAGGATATAGCGCTTACTCGTCCCGCCGCTCGCACGCCGTGGCAGCGAGGGCTTTTAAATTCGGAGGTGGTACGCCTCGCTATGATATCACTCGACGAAGCGGTCACAGCTCGCCTCGAATCCCACGGCGCGCGGTTCGAGGTCCTCATCGACCCCGACGCCGCCCTCGCCATCAAGCGCGGGGAGTTCGACGGCGACCTCGAGGAGGTCATCGCCGCCGAGGACGTCTTCGAGGACGCCTCACGCGGTGACCGCCCGGCGGAGGCGGACCTGAAGAAGGTGTTCGAGACGACAGACCCGATGAGCATCATCCCCGAAGTCGTCAAACGCGGGGAGATCCAGATCACGGCCGACCAGCGCCGAGAGATGCAAGAGCAGAAGCGTCGCCAGCTCATCGACCGCATCGCGCGCAACGCGGTCAACCCTCAGATGGACGACGCGCCGCACCCGCCGGACCGCATCGAACGCGCCCTCGAAGAGGCCGGCTTCCGCGTCGACCCGATGGAGCCCATCGAGACCCAGGTCGACGACGCCCTGGAGGCGCTCCGGCCGGTGATTCCCATCCGATTCTCGGAGGTCACCATCGCCGTCCAGGTCCCCGCGGACAGGGCGGGGAGCGCACAGGCGCGCATCCGGCAGTTCGGCGACCTCGAACGCGAGGAGTGGCAGAGCGACGGGTCGTGGGTCGGCGTCCTCACGTTCCCCGCCGGGATGCAGAACGACTTCTACGACCTCGTGAACGACGTCACGAGCGGCGAGGCCGAGACACGCATCGTCAAGGACAAAGACGACCTGAACGTCCGCTGAGACGCCGCACGGACGGCTATCCCTTCTTGAAGCCGACGAGGAAGCCACCGGTGAAGCCCGCCGACACCGACAGCGTCGACAGGATGGTCATCGCCCAGTCCGGCGGTGTCCCCGACGTCGCGGCCTCCCCCGTACTGAGCATCCCCGCGGTCAGCCGTTCCCAGTCCACGGTGATAATCTGCCGCGACTCGAGGAACTTGAACAGAGCGAGTTCGAGACCGATGATGATGGCGATGACCTTCGCGACCTTCTTGGCCGCGAAGCCGATGATGCCGCCGACGAGCGCCCCGCTCCCCAGTTCGAGCCCGAGTTGCTGGAGGTTGATGTCGACCATAGCGCCACATCGCGCGGGTCGGCATAAGTCGTTTGTGGAGACCTGTCTGTAGGCGTATATTTCTTCCACCCTCTCTCTGACACGAGGTAACATACAATACCGCCGAGCATCAACACGCGGGCATGGAGGTGTGACCGACCCATCACGTTCGCCCGCCCGCTTAAGCCGTTCGACGGCCAATCCCCGATAACAGTGCTGGAACACACCGTGGAGGCTGTGCGATGAGCCGGGACGCCATCGTCGCCAAACGCGTGGATACGGGGACAGCCGACCTCACCGAGATCTGCGACCTCGCGCGCGCGGCTGGCTACGACGTCGTCGGCGAACTCACGCAGTCACGCGAGGAGGACGCCGCGTACATGTTCGGCGAGGGGAAGGTCGACGAACTCGCCGCGCTCGTCGTCGAGACGGGTGCCGACGTGGTCGTCGTCGACAACCGAGTCGGACCGTATCAGCTGTACAACATCGGCTCGAAGCTCCCGGACGAGGTCGAGGTCGTCGACCGGTTCACGCTCATCCTCGACATCTTCGGGCAGCGTGCCCACACCAAGAAGGCGCAGTTGCAGGTCGAACTCGCCGAACTCCGGTACGAACTCCCCCGGGCGGAGGCGAAAGCCTCGCTCGCAAAGCGCGACGAGCGGCCCGGGTTCATGGGGCTCGGCGAGTACGACGAGAGCCGAGAGCAGGACATCAAGGCCCAGATCGCCCGCATCAAACGCGAACTGGACGCCATCGCGGAGAAAGAAGAGACCCGACGCGAGGAGCGCCGCGAGTCCGGCTTCGACCTCGTCGCACTCGCGGGCTACACCAACGCGGGGAAGTCGACGCTGATGCGGCAACTCGCCGCGGACCTCTCGGTCGACGAGAACGAGGACCTCCACCCGGACCTCGACCCCACCGCGGAGTCGGAAGACAGGCTGTTCACCACCCTCGGAACCACCACTCGTCGAGCCGACACGGGGACGAGGGACGTCCTCTTGACCGACACGGTCGGGTTCATATCGAACCTCCCCCACTGGCTCGTCGAGTCGTTCAAGTCGACGCTCGATTCCGTGTATCGAGCCGACCTCGTCCTGCTCGTCGTCGACGCCTCCGAGTCGACTGAGGAGATGCGCGAGAAGCTCGTCACCTGTCACGACACGCTGTACGAGCGCAACGAGGCCCCCATCGTCACCGTGTTGAACAAGGTCGACAAGGTCGACGAGAGCGAGTTAGAAGAGAAGAAGCGCGCCCTCTCGGCGCTCGCGCCAAACCCCGTCGTCGTCTCGGGATTGACCGGCGAGAACATCGGCGAACTGACGGCGAGAATCGAGGCCGAACTCCCCGACTGGCAGCACGAGCGCCTCCTCCTCCCGATGACCGACGACACGATGAGCCTCGTCTCGTGGGTCCACGACCACGGCCACGTCGAGCGCGAGGAGTACGACGGCGACTCCGTCACGCTGGAGTTCGAGGCGCGCCCCGCCGTCGTCGAGAAGGCGCGGGCGAAAGCCGGCGACCTCGCCGCAGTCGAGTCGGCCTGACCCGTTCTCGCGCCCTCGGTCGCTCACTGTGAGAGTCGGGCGTCGCCGCTCGCTGGCAGCACCCGGCCCGGTCACCAGGTCGAGGTGCGGCGTGTTCTCCCTCACGCTCCCGCTCGACCACTCACTCGTCGCGTTCTCGTTTCTCCTTCTGGACCACGTGGACGTCCGTGATGTGCGTGTCGGGGTACTGTCCTGCCTCGTTCTTCTCTGCGGCCTTCACCATATCCCAGACGACGTTCAGTCCCGTCGTCACGCCCTCCAGCGCCTCCATCTCACAGCCGGTCTTCCCGGTGGTCTCGACGGCGACGGTGAGCACGATTCGGTCCGTCTCCACCCGGAAGTCGGTGTCGACGTTCGTGATCGGGATCTGATGGCACATCGGGATGGTCTCCCAGGTGTGTTTCACCGCCTGGACCGCCCCCACGCGAGCCGTCGCGAGGACGTCGCCCTTCCCGATGTCGTCGGCGCGGACGGCGTCGAGAGTCGACGGCTGGAGGTGGATCGTCCCCCGTGCGACCGCACGTCTGTCCGAGTCGGGCTTCGAGCCGACGTCGACCATCTGGACGTTACCCTCCTCGTCGGTGTGCGTGAGTTCCTCGCCCGTGTCGGTCGCCCGGGGGTCCTCACCGGTCGGGGCGTCGTCCGGGTCACTCATCTCGCCCACCCCACATCGCCGCAGGGACCGCAGCGAGGAGGTCCGTCGCGACCAGGCCGAACCCGTTGTCCTCGACGACCCGGTCGCCGGCCAGCCCGTTCACGTAAGCGGCGATGGCCGCCGCGTCGAGCGGGCCCTGCGTACAGCAGAGCGCCCCCGTGACGCCCGCCAGGACGTCACCGGTCCCCCCGACGGTCATCCCTGGGTTGCCCGTTCGGTTGACCCTGGTCTCGGAGCCGTCGCTGACGACGTCGTACGCGCCCTTCACCAGCAGCGTGTGACCGAGTTCGCCGGCGAACGATTCCACGAGCGCGCGCCGTTCGCGCCAGTCCTCCGAAGTCGAACCACCCATCTCCCGTAACTCGCCCTGGTGGGGGGTACAGACGAGCGTCGCCGCCGTGTCCACGTCGGGAACGACCTGCAACGCGTCGGCGTCGACGACGGCCCGGCCGTCGTATCTCGCGAGAAAATCCCCGACCGCATCGAGCGTCCGCTCGTCGGAGCCGAGGCCCGGCCCGAAGACGACGACGTCGTGTTCGGCTGCCCGCCGGAGCAGTCCGTCGACGTGGTCCGGCTCGAGCACCTGTCCCTCGAAGGGGACGAGGATGAAGTTCTCGCTGTACGCCTGAATCTCGCGGGCGACTGCCTCGGGACAGGCCACGCGGACGAGGTCCGCGCCCGCGCGGAGCGCCGCGCCCGCGGCGAGGGCCGGCGCGCCGGTGTAGGGGCCGCCACCGACGACCAGTACCTCGCCGTGGTCCCCCTTGTGCGACTGGGGGTCGCGAGAGAGTGCGAGCAGGTCACCCGGCCCGGTGAACGTCTCGGCGGCGGCGGGGATACCGATGTCCGCGACGTGTACCTTGGCATCGAGGCTCGACAGCCCGGGCTTCTCGTCGTGGAACGTGACGACGTGGTCGGCGTCGACGGCGATTCCCGCTGCGTCACCGGTATCCGCATCGACGCCGGACGGAACGTCGACGGCGACGACCGTCGCGTC
It contains:
- a CDS encoding 2,5-diamino-6-(ribosylamino)-4(3H)-pyrimidinone 5'-phosphate reductase, which encodes MDVVVNAAMSVDGKLSTRRREQLKISGEADFDRVDRLRAAADAVMVGVGTVLADDPHLTLDDDDRRVHRLRNGRPGNPARVVADSRGRTPLDARILDDAAGTHLLVTDAASESRREALAGVGDHVRVHRVDEDESGHVDLGVGLAALESAGIDRLMVEGGGELISSLFGASLVDELSVYVGSLVVGGRDAPTLVDGEGFVDAFPRLDLRDVERLDDGVVLRYDVV
- a CDS encoding ribosome assembly factor SBDS, producing the protein MISLDEAVTARLESHGARFEVLIDPDAALAIKRGEFDGDLEEVIAAEDVFEDASRGDRPAEADLKKVFETTDPMSIIPEVVKRGEIQITADQRREMQEQKRRQLIDRIARNAVNPQMDDAPHPPDRIERALEEAGFRVDPMEPIETQVDDALEALRPVIPIRFSEVTIAVQVPADRAGSAQARIRQFGDLEREEWQSDGSWVGVLTFPAGMQNDFYDLVNDVTSGEAETRIVKDKDDLNVR
- a CDS encoding DUF7510 family protein; amino-acid sequence: MTDEDVEFTVEIVDGETLIEMTGDRDTAVVVYSDSGERIYLPPEDFERPPETSDSPYRSARSDSPYQAARNDSPYQSARNDSPYQSARDDSPYQSARQQFPEEGMRSTRDGYAIRHPEAVTDVRVLR
- a CDS encoding glycosyltransferase family 4 protein, which produces MSLKVLWLGWGYPPNVTGGLDTFVGEMFERFLDRGVDIELVLPGEYAPEGRDNIIGVPTGDGDIITRIGRLSAEFANRAEGKDIIHTHDWFGYGPGSRAMNNTDATWVTTFHSLSSDRNIDPPQREVETERRVVERCDELIAVSHITARKVQAEYGGESEVIHNGFSTVEPTGRDIKDELGIDGKMLFYVGRHTDQKGLSHLIYAMDKLRRDDVTLVMGGSGHLTDQLKKFAELLGVEDQIEWAGFVEEQYLGDYYASADLFVSPSLSEPFGITITEALSVGTRVVATECGAAEVIPESCVVPAEVDSGSLADAIEHGLSLDGPLEYEPRTWDTVVDEHLDFYERIA
- a CDS encoding NifU family protein, with the translated sequence MDSTADAEPLERRLERFMNRNFPQIAMHGGTAGIDALDEDTGEVWITLAGACSGCGISPMTIQALKSRMVMEFDELSEVHASTGYGFDDTERPDLSDVPF
- a CDS encoding metallophosphoesterase; translated protein: MSRRARVEPVPGEPAAVARTDGERVLVVADYHAGIEVGLRYERGVELESAADVRLARLERLLDRTRPDRLLVLGDLVHRIGPPDGDEVDELVTVVDRVTDRVPMTLVPGNHDGGVADTVARRGVDLEVVGSGGVRLGPVGFVHGHTWPASDVLRADVVCTAHEHPTVKLADEVGGSRVERAWLRGRLDPTAFTGHVDVDVDADTGAGHGATELVVVPAFNDRSGGTWVNVDGQDFLSPFLPEALPDGELYLLDGTRLGHYRRV
- the trxA gene encoding thioredoxin: MSTAQPSEPIHVKSKAHLDELVAEHDVVLADFYADWCGPCKMLEPTVAEIAAETEVAVVKVDIDELQDLARDAGVRSVPTLQFYAHGEEAKRLIGVQDKDALLDVIAELA
- a CDS encoding Single-stranded DNA binding protein; translated protein: MNIDDHAEELASALGVDKAEVKADLQNLLQYSVPIEEAKQSVRRKHGGDTGSSPSAPSTKEVGSITTEDGNVTVTARVLTVGTRSIQYQGDEQVIREGELADATGTISYTSWEDFGFEPGDSVTVGNAGVREWDGKPELNLGSSTTVAMANETVETPYDDDIGGEAALADLEPGDRGRTVEVRVVEVESKTINGRNGETDILSGVLGDASGRLPFTDWEPREGLSEGASVRIEGVYVREFRGVPSVNLSEFTTVTPLSEPVSVRDSAPQLSVREAVTSGGMFDVEVVGNLLEVRDGSGLIERCPECGRVVQNGQCRTHGDVDGEDDMRVKAILDDGSGTVTVVLDRDLTEEVYGGTMAEAREQAREAMDKEVVADRIRDRLVGREYRVRGNLSVDDYGANLDADEFAESADDPATRARDVLDAVDDDPEEVSA